The proteins below are encoded in one region of Heliomicrobium gestii:
- a CDS encoding P-II family nitrogen regulator, producing MKKIEAIIRPTKLDEVKEALNRIGVRGMTVTQVAGCGLQKGKKGFYRGSEYTIDLLPKVKVEVVVADNLVDELVKVIADQVRSGEIGDGKIFVSPIENAVRIRTGETGDVAL from the coding sequence ATGAAGAAGATCGAAGCGATCATCCGCCCGACGAAACTGGATGAAGTGAAAGAGGCCCTGAACCGCATCGGGGTGCGCGGGATGACGGTCACTCAGGTAGCCGGCTGCGGGTTGCAGAAAGGGAAAAAAGGTTTCTACCGCGGTTCCGAGTACACCATTGACCTTCTCCCCAAGGTGAAGGTGGAAGTGGTCGTCGCCGACAATCTTGTCGACGAACTGGTGAAGGTCATCGCCGATCAGGTTCGTTCCGGAGAGATCGGCGACGGGAAAATCTTCGTATCACCGATTGAAAACGCCGTCCGCATCCGCACCGGAGAAACGGGAGATGTGGCGCTCTAA